From uncultured Desulfobacter sp.:
AAATTGTGCTCCCGTTGCTGGAAGATTTCCCGGATACTTGGGTTTTGTTTTATTTTTGCGTTTATTGTATTCATCAAAACAGTATTGAAATAAAATAAAAATAAAATTAAATACAGCTTTTAATAAAAAAATCAAGGAAAGGAGTGTTTTTGGATTATTCTTTTTTTATGGAGCAGGCCCTTGAACAGGCCGGTAAAGCCTTTGAGCAGGGGCAGTTTCCTGTTGGGTGTGTGATTGTTCAAGATGATCAGGTGATTGCCTCGGGTGCCAGGGCCGGAACGTCGGGGGATTTACCTTTTTTCAGTGAAATTGACCATGCAGAGATACGTGCGCTCAAGGCCCTTGAATTTTCGGATGTCTGCTTTATTCCGGAACGGGCTGTACTGTTTTGCACCATGGAGCCCTGCCTGATGTGCTTTGCCGCAATTATTCTGTCCGGTATCCGGACACTGGTATTTGCCTATGAAGACGTTATGGGGGGAGGCACGGATCTGGATAGACGGGATCTGGCTCCTTTATATAGAGACGCGCAAATGAAGATCGTTCCCCATGTGCTGCGTAAAAAAAGTCTTGATCTTTTCCATAATTTTTTTAATAAAGATGCTAACTTATATTGGAAAGACAGCCTTCTGGAGTCATATACGTTTGATCAATGGCGTAAGTCGGAGGGGTGAGACGGGTGTTTATATGAAATTTCCGATAAGTTGTTAAGCTGCTTTTATGCTTTGTTGTGGGGTGGGTATAGGTGTCGA
This genomic window contains:
- a CDS encoding nucleoside deaminase, which gives rise to MDYSFFMEQALEQAGKAFEQGQFPVGCVIVQDDQVIASGARAGTSGDLPFFSEIDHAEIRALKALEFSDVCFIPERAVLFCTMEPCLMCFAAIILSGIRTLVFAYEDVMGGGTDLDRRDLAPLYRDAQMKIVPHVLRKKSLDLFHNFFNKDANLYWKDSLLESYTFDQWRKSEG